The sequence below is a genomic window from Pleuronectes platessa chromosome 13, fPlePla1.1, whole genome shotgun sequence.
AGCAGGTACATATGCACACATGTACATAAAGGCACATCACATAGTAGTAGTGATGACATAAGGATACACACTTAATACAATAATATGATTCCTTATCTTGATATTCAATATTAACATTGTGCCATCTACTCAATAATATAGCAAAAACCTAATATTATATACAAtcgtctgtatgtgtgtgtgtgtgtgtgtgtgtgtgtgtgtgtgtgtgtgtctgtgcgagtCTAGGGTTCAGCAGTGAGCCATACGagtaaagacagacagacagaggttgTTGTCATCTGGAATGCTCCCAAAGATGCTCCCAGTGAGGTTGAGTTTTTGTGAGTTTCATCTTAAATGGAAAGTTATGCctttttggaatgggctgtttgcttggcttGTGTTAATGTGTTGGAGCTGCTTCaaaattattccttgtcattagcgAGTCCTCTTTTTAACAGTGCAACAATATCATCAATATCatttgtgtgctggatgttgtgtgcagagcttttttatGAACAagtattttataaaataaaaccaaatatgcTTTAGTAACATTTACGTATGAggtttatatatacatttgaatTATTTGCTGAACTGACCCACTGACTggatcttcagacccaagttcacaactgcACAACTACAAAAGCACAATTACAAAACTAAACAATTTTTGTGCTTTACTTTGAAGATAAATTGTGCAAGAGGCGGTGAATGAAAGTCTGTGTCACACCGACACATTGAatatttccttttaatttgGCTTCTGTGAAAAAAATCTCTaaataaattgtacaaattgctCCTTTAATTTTTGATGATGGCCTGACCTCAAAACACAATCTGTAATCATGTAGGTTGCACATTTACCTTAACTCTTAGTGACTGGGACTCAGCCTCTACTAGTGTTCTAAGTTTCCAGTTTTGTCCTTTTTCACTAACTCTCACTAAAACCTTAACAGTGTGTCTTTGTTAACAGCTCTtggaaaaacaataatttatgTGTTGTAGAaaaagctgtgtgtttgtgtacatccTTGAATTTATTAATGGGTCTCTATGGGTATATTTTCCAGTGTGACTGTAGTCCAACGCTACAATGTATTTTGGGTGAAGTTGCCTGGACCAATCATCTATCAACCTGGTGTGACACCTCGCCCACCTCTGTCCACCACTACACTTGCTCCAGTACAGACGACCACATCCTCTCTCCTGCCAGGACCTGTGAGTTTTTAACTAATCATTGCGACACTGATTCACTGTATGAACATGCAGTTGCTATCATTAAACGTGAatgtaaaatgataaaatactgattataaaaacacttctcctctcctcctactCGTTTAGTTCACGTCTGACAGCTGCGGCCAATCTAAATCCTGCCTGCTGGACCCTGTAGGCTGTGATCCAGAAGATCCACACTGCTTCTTCTTGTCCATGACGACAGAGGGACCAGACAAAACGGTTTGGGGATTAACAATTACATGAATACATTTAAAGATACATGGTATTTTTACCTAAATAAAGCAGAAACATTGTCTTAACAAGGTATATTTGATAGTTAATCTGctgctttttttaattaaataagaaatataCGAATAATTTGTATAAATACGAAGATTAATGATaacctttgtctctgtgtctctggttTAGCTGAGAATCTTTTTGTTACTCCATTTGTTGTGTTCCAGCACTAACACACCCACTGTCAGTTCCTGAACGTATGACTGAATACTATAATAGATATTAATGGAACACAGTGAATAGAATACAATGTTAAACAGTTGATGAAGCAGTTAATTATATTCCTGAACTTCATAACAGCATTTAGACCGGGGTGTTTGAAATCACAAGAATATTATATGCATGTATTAAGATTTGCAAAGTCACATTATGTATCTTCATCAATGTTGTCTGCAGTCTGTGATGTTTGAGCTGAGTGGCCCAGCGGAGGGATATGTGGCCTTTGCTCTGTCTTGGGACACATGGATGGTAAGTTAGTACCTCTACCTACTTGCCCTAAATACTGCGTAATGTGtgatatgaaaaaaacattttcagcttCGATCTTAATAGAATAAGGAAAACGTCCTGGTATGATCTGTTTGCAAGCACATTGAACTTCTATTAACCTATGTCATGTCTACGTTGTGTtcttgcatgtgtttgtgtgtctaggGCAATGAtgatgtgtacatgtgtgtaaaaGATGGGGACAAAGTCTCAGTGAGTGCAGCCTTCGTCAGCGGACGAACACATCCTGAGGACCAGACACAGGTGACACAAGACCAACACTCTGGATAAATACAAGGAAAATCTCTCTAAATTagggagaagaaaaataaatatcattGAAAACTGGAGTCAGGATGTGGTTAGTTAAGAACAGACAGGAATCAGTGGGGGGTCATCTTGCCTGCGCCCAAAGTTAAATCTCTCTCTTCAACTgcattttgacattttagtcTCACAAACGTTTTtcaaaattcactcattatatactcacccctatgccgatggaggggggggggggagtgtttgagtccacaaaacacctcTGGAGTAAACTTTGTTAGAGCAGaatcaaatacaattgaagtcaatggtaagtccttcttcagacgtaataaaacaacagaaaaaccataacatgcctccatgctgttcgtgtggtgtcatccaagtgtcctcaAGCCCCAACCTTTATATTTGACTGGAATTGGCgtcatttacaccgtgttttaaACCAAGATCTCCACTGATATCCTCAGACAGGGTACATTCAGGGACCATCGAAGATGCTAATTCttctagcttagccacttctgttggacttttaggcttaatACATAGCGGAAATGACTTTGTTTCAggtcgaatttgaatgtctcAGCAAAACACATGAGATAGATATGAAGTATGTTTACTGTAAAGTACAGTAGAAAGCAAACAAATCAATTTTCCTCCAGAGGCCAAACCAGCTAAATGTCAtcgttcttcttctctgtgtgagtgtttttgcAGGCTGGACTTTCCTCAGTATCATGGCGGCTGGCAGATGGAACCATCCAGTGCAAGTTCAGTAGACCGGTGAAAATGGCTAATCAGGAACCGGGCCGCTATGACCTGGACCAAGAGTACTTTCTGTTTCTAGCCAGCGGACATGCTCAGTATGGTAAGCATAATACACATGAGTTGGCTGAGTTCTGAACCCATTGACCCTGGCTGTCATCTTGGATCATGGAGGCTGATTGGAGTTCTTATCAATCTGTTTTATTATGTTACTGGACTGTTAAACAGTAACCCAGGAAACCTTTATGGAGCATATCTTTTGAATGTATTATGATACACTAATGCATTTATGACAGTATTTACTATATTCACTGACCTACAGTTTAGTTGGAAAACTATGTTTCTCAGAGGGATTTAACAAGCACCTTCTTGGTCTCTTTCCTCCAGGTAAAATATGGAAACATAATCAACAACCATTAGTGTCCGTCCACAGGAAATGTGTCACAGGCCCCTCTGAGGTACTAACAGGCTCCAGAGGACCCACCATAATGAAAGCACATGgtacattacattaatataactTATGAATGTCTAGATTTGTCATGTTAACCCAAGGACATGTTAACTAGGCTTAGCCAGGTTTGATTCTAAACATACagaatgtaaaatatataatgtcATATAATCCCATCTCATTGTATAAAATATTTAACTGTAGGAGTAGTTATGCACTTGCTTTGCCATTGGGATGTTTTGTAGCCTGCAGTGTAACACTTAGTGTAATCATTAGGAATACATGCTGCTGAATTTGCTCTACTACTCTAGGTGTTCTTATGCTGTTAGCATGGATGCTAACTGGGAGTGTTGGTACCTTCATCGCCAGTTTCTATAAAGAGGTTTGGCCAAATCAAACTCTGTATGGACAGAAAGTCTGGTTCCAGGTAGATttataatgcacacacacacagacacacacaacgttGCAATGTGACATTGTAACATTATGAAAGaggaacaaatatatatatatatattataattatatacacAAGCAGGGTAAacattagcctggatgccagacaaacttagccccgcccacaacattttcggTCGGGAAGTTCgctctggagtcgctccataggggagaaattatgctccgaacagaagctgttcggaccaatcacattgtcagggcgggctttatacgatgatggacagatgatcaaccaTAGATATGTGATCAGCAGTTACGTAATCAACTAAGTcatcaaagagcgcttgggttgactttgttttccacaaacatacctgccgctggagagctgagatgtgtagatgctgccattgagtctgttttaagaagacatcgacagcg
It includes:
- the frrs1a gene encoding putative ferric-chelate reductase 1 gives rise to the protein MGWYCLLFSSVFVAYWVPAGCYANGKVTKACGSMEPKHGSPAQTTQSPYLLTANTSTFSPGDHIQVTLSGTSYFEGFLLQARDAASQGSASTTGSFTLTNPHRTQLLTCNKQQGSAVSHTSKDRQTEVVVIWNAPKDAPSEVEFFVTVVQRYNVFWVKLPGPIIYQPGVTPRPPLSTTTLAPVQTTTSSLLPGPFTSDSCGQSKSCLLDPVGCDPEDPHCFFLSMTTEGPDKTSVMFELSGPAEGYVAFALSWDTWMGNDDVYMCVKDGDKVSVSAAFVSGRTHPEDQTQAGLSSVSWRLADGTIQCKFSRPVKMANQEPGRYDLDQEYFLFLASGHAQYGKIWKHNQQPLVSVHRKCVTGPSEVLTGSRGPTIMKAHGVLMLLAWMLTGSVGTFIASFYKEVWPNQTLYGQKVWFQVHRGLMMLTMTLTIVAFTLPFIYRKGWSKHAGVHPYLGCCVVILTLIQPITAVFRPTPDSHRRYLFNWFHWGLGSLTEIMAVATMFLGTHQSSLLLPQPWATYVLIGYVTWLASFRFMLLIHKHFHIKKAVVSDELQELYSGQSEPSTWGSFTKSFILAALALGNSGLLVALLSSIADI